In a genomic window of Occallatibacter riparius:
- a CDS encoding carbonic anhydrase encodes MQRLIQGHSKFLKDVFPERRSHYHLLAESQAPEWLFITCSDSRIVPDLILGTEPGDLFISRSIGNVVPVSMNDVDGVSATIEYAVEVLKVPYIINCGHSDCGAIKAALNRTAVEKLPRAKRWLDHVEGAFSHRQPLNPADGDHAELCSLIRGNVVAQLSNLKSHPTVAKAIAAGRLQVFGWYYDILTGRIEQYEERDRRFVPLLGPAA; translated from the coding sequence GTGCAACGACTGATCCAAGGCCATAGCAAGTTCCTCAAAGACGTCTTCCCCGAACGCCGCAGCCACTACCATCTGCTTGCCGAAAGCCAGGCTCCCGAGTGGCTCTTCATCACCTGCTCTGATTCCCGCATCGTCCCCGATCTCATCCTCGGCACCGAACCCGGCGACCTGTTCATCAGCCGCAGCATCGGCAATGTCGTCCCGGTTTCCATGAATGACGTCGATGGCGTCTCCGCAACGATCGAGTACGCGGTGGAAGTTCTCAAGGTGCCCTACATCATTAACTGCGGCCATTCCGACTGCGGCGCCATCAAGGCGGCTCTTAACCGGACGGCCGTCGAAAAACTGCCCCGCGCCAAGCGCTGGCTCGACCACGTGGAGGGCGCCTTCAGTCATCGGCAGCCGCTAAATCCTGCCGACGGCGACCACGCCGAACTCTGCTCTCTGATTCGCGGCAACGTTGTGGCCCAGCTCAGCAATCTCAAGTCTCATCCCACGGTCGCAAAGGCGATCGCCGCTGGCAGGCTTCAGGTCTTCGGCTGGTATTACGACATCCTCACCGGGCGCATCGAGCAGTACGAAGAGCGCGATCGCCGGTTCGTTCCGCTGCTGGGTCCCGCGGCCTGA
- a CDS encoding serine hydrolase domain-containing protein yields MLKIGFVAAVVACGAAIACAAQTVDTIDPALKSRIDRIAAGVMEQHGVPSASVAVVQGGKLVYTHAYGKAHVSPDKPATPDMRYSIGSISKQFTAAAILILQEQGKLKLDDAVGKYVPGLTRGDEVTIRQILSHTSGYQDYWPEDYLMTPMMKPTTAQYIIDTWAKKPLDFEPGTQWQYSNTNYVIAGMIVEKVSGQKLMEFLAEHIFHPLGMKSVWDTDQEKLTQTDATAYIRAALGPLRAAPKEGRNWMFAAGELAMTAHDLALWDESMIARSVLKPESYKEMFTEVKLKDGKGTHYGLGVEVLDHDGKLEIEHSGEVTGFVSDNIVLPDDGVAVAVLTNHMASGAGQIASLAADTVAGAKRSPAEEQTLAMYRGLQNGQIDRSLLAPNLNDYFDTQTVDDFRNSLGPLGEPLTFRQTGESLRGGMTFRGFRIVYPTRTLRLSTYTYPDGKLEQFLVEPGN; encoded by the coding sequence ATGTTGAAGATTGGTTTTGTTGCTGCTGTGGTGGCTTGCGGTGCGGCGATCGCGTGCGCTGCGCAGACGGTGGATACGATCGATCCGGCGCTGAAGTCTCGCATTGACCGCATTGCTGCTGGCGTAATGGAACAGCACGGCGTGCCGTCTGCCTCGGTGGCGGTGGTGCAGGGCGGCAAGCTGGTGTACACGCACGCGTATGGAAAGGCGCACGTCAGTCCCGACAAGCCCGCGACACCCGATATGCGCTACTCGATCGGATCGATCTCAAAGCAATTCACCGCGGCGGCAATTCTGATCCTGCAGGAACAGGGCAAGCTGAAGCTCGACGACGCGGTGGGCAAGTATGTGCCGGGACTGACGCGGGGCGACGAGGTAACGATCCGGCAGATTCTGTCGCATACTTCGGGCTATCAGGATTACTGGCCCGAGGACTACCTGATGACGCCGATGATGAAGCCGACGACAGCGCAGTACATCATCGACACATGGGCGAAGAAGCCGCTGGATTTCGAGCCGGGCACGCAGTGGCAGTACTCGAACACGAACTACGTGATTGCCGGAATGATTGTGGAGAAGGTGTCAGGCCAAAAGCTGATGGAGTTCCTGGCCGAGCACATCTTCCATCCGCTAGGCATGAAGAGCGTGTGGGATACGGATCAGGAGAAGCTCACGCAAACCGATGCGACGGCCTACATTCGCGCGGCACTCGGGCCTCTTCGCGCAGCACCCAAAGAAGGCCGCAACTGGATGTTCGCAGCCGGCGAGCTGGCGATGACGGCGCACGACCTCGCGCTGTGGGACGAGAGCATGATCGCACGCAGCGTGCTGAAGCCCGAGAGCTACAAGGAAATGTTCACCGAGGTGAAGCTCAAGGACGGCAAGGGCACGCATTACGGGCTGGGTGTGGAGGTCCTCGATCATGATGGAAAGCTGGAGATCGAGCACAGCGGTGAGGTAACGGGATTCGTGTCCGACAACATTGTGCTGCCGGACGATGGCGTAGCCGTGGCGGTGCTGACGAATCACATGGCGAGCGGCGCAGGTCAGATTGCGAGCCTGGCAGCGGATACAGTGGCCGGCGCCAAGCGCTCGCCGGCCGAGGAGCAGACGCTGGCGATGTATCGGGGATTGCAGAACGGCCAGATTGATCGCAGCCTGCTTGCTCCGAATTTGAACGACTACTTCGATACGCAGACCGTGGACGACTTCAGGAACAGCCTGGGACCGCTGGGTGAGCCACTGACGTTTCGACAGACGGGCGAGAGCCTTCGCGGTGGCATGACCTTCCGCGGATTCCGGATTGTGTATCCCACACGCACCTTGCGGCTGAGCACGTACACGTATCCCGATGGC